Proteins found in one Pelmatolapia mariae isolate MD_Pm_ZW linkage group LG7, Pm_UMD_F_2, whole genome shotgun sequence genomic segment:
- the LOC134631785 gene encoding maternal protein exuperantia-1-like, translating into MQKPEEAEGAQQSLVFFDLETTGLDPNCEIVQLAAVSGGHSLNLYVVPRCRMQRGASKVTGFKVHRQRLYLHRQPVLTNSLREVLVSFIAFLQMLGRPLVIGHNIRRFDCLLLARALDEFGLRAEFESSVSGYVDTLPLSREVLKDYGLESFRQENLVRELLGVSYKAHDALEDVRALRALYDVLRPKPEVICRHRFTLDTMDDKTPVTAAKVPCRLPGQRPLWEHFKRTVTVTEDHNRT; encoded by the exons ATGCAAAAACCTGAGGAAGCTGAAGGCGCTCAACAGTCGCTGGTTTTCTTTGACCTGGAGACGACTGGACTGG ATCCAAATTGTGAGATTGTCCAGCTGGCTGCGGTGAGTGGAGGCCACTCGCTGAACCTCTACGTCGTCCCTCGCTGTCGAATGCAGCGAGGAGCATCCAAGGTGACTGGCTTCAAGGTACACAGGCAGAGGCTGTACCTGCACCGGCAGCCTGTTCTCACCAACTCCCTCAGAGAGGTGCTCGTCTCCTTTATAGCTTTCCTTCAGATGCTCGGCCGCCCTCTCGTCATCGGCCACAACATTCGCCGCTTTGATTGTCTGCTTCTGGCTCGCGCGCTAGATGAATTTGGCCTCAGAGCAGAGTTTGAGTCTTCGGTCTCAGGTTACGTTGACACTCTGCCGCTGTCACGTGAGGTGCTGAAGGACTACGGCCTGGAGAGTTTTCGACAGGAGAACTTGGTCAGGGAGCTGCTGGGCGTGAGCTACAAGGCCCATGATGCTCTGGAGGACGTGCGGGCTTTACGGGCACTGTATGATGTTCTTCGGCCCAAGCCGGAAGTGATCTGCAGGCACAGATTTACTCTGGACACCATGGATGACAAAACACCTGTTACAGCTGCCAAAGTGCCCTGCAGACTACCAGGACAGCGCCCCCTGTGGGAGCACTTCAAACGGACCGTGACGGTTACAGAGGATCATAACAGAACCTGA
- the LOC134632306 gene encoding DNA polymerase III PolC-type-like gives MAQDKTVVFFDLEATGLDTTVCDIIQLAAICEDRIFNVYILPRQPLTESAKRVTGFTVSNNRLFLRGVPVDTIPLAEALTNFIAFLRSFHRPVLLAAHNAKRFDAPVLTRWLQNCSLLQQFQQVVSGFLDTFLLSKNLFRLSSYSQEFMVRRFLGKSYNAHNAVEDARMLQELYKAWRPTTFSVSNCTFRAVRVY, from the exons ATGGCTCAAGACAAAACTGTCGTTTTCTTTGACCTGGAAGCCACTGGATTAG ACACCACGGTGTGTGACATCATTCAGCTCGCCGCCATCTGCGAAGACAGGATCTTTAATGTCTACATCCTCCCCCGCCAGCCACTCACAGAGAGCGCAAAACGTGTCACGGGCTTCACCGTCAGCAACAACCGCCTATTTCTCCGCGGGGTTCCTGTGGACACCATCCCTCTTGCCGAGGCTCTCACTAATTTCATCGCCTTCCTGCGCTCCTTCCACCGTCCAGTGCTGCTGGCGGCCCACAATGCAAAGCGCTTCGATGCACCTGTGCTCACCAGATGGCTGCAGAATTGCTCCCTCCTGCAGCAGTTCCAACAGGTGGTGTCTGGGTTCCTGGACACCTTCTTGCTTAGCAAGAACCTGTTTCGTCTGAGCAGTTACTCCCAAGAGTTCATGGTCCGGCGCTTCCTGGGAAAAAGCTACAACGCTCATAATGCTGTGGAGGATGCCAGAATGCTGCAGGAGCTGTACAAGGCCTGGAGACCTACCACATTTAGCGTCTCCAATTGTACCTTCAGGGCAGTCCGGGTGTATTAA